TCGCAATCCCCGTTGGCGGCAGCGGGCGCGGCACTGCGCAGCTTGCCTGTGTCCTCCGCAGCGGCGAAAACCATGGGATGGTCCATCCCGTCCGGCGCCGGTGGCTTGGTCGAGCTCTCCCTCGCCAGACTCTCCGTGGGCACACAGCAAGTCAGCAATGCGCCGCCGCCTTGTCCATGGGCTGATGAAATCGAAGCGTCTGTGTTTGGCTGGTGGTTGGCTGCGTGCGTGAAGACAGCTCGCTGCTGGCTTTGCTGCTGTTGGGCTCACTGCTGCTTCCGAAATGGCCTACTGATGGGCCTATAGGCTGCAGATTATTGTCTCTGTGATACGTATATACGATTTTTTTCAGAAAATTTTGGGTGTACATTTGTACACCCATGACCAATGGTGGATCCGCCCCTGCGCGGTCGCATCTTTTATCGTGGTTCCACCAAACTAACCATAGCTATCTTGGATATTTTCAAGTCTGCCTTGCTATTATGCTGGATGATGGTTTAAATTGATCTTGCACCCTTCCTGTGGGGGTTCTTCGAAATGCATTGTCTCGATATTGAAATCAGATCCTTTTTTAAAGTCACCCTAAGAAAAATTATGATATAATTTCCCTGGGGCAATTGTTTAAAACATGACATAAGCACACATGGTGCATCACTTTTCTTTGCAGTGCAAGACTAATGGAGGACGACTATGCAGCACCACATCTTCCTATGGACATCATGTACAAGATCCCGACACACATCTCTGATCCAGCCTCCCTTGCCCGCCTCGCTTCGTCCAGCAAGTTCTGGCGCAGTCTCATCAAGGACCCGACCTTCCTTGACTGCCTTAGGAGGAGGCACCGCGACCACGGTTTCACCCCTTCCCTCCTTCTTGGCTTCTTCTACCAGGACAAGTCTCCCTCAGACCTCTGGAAGTATCACATTGACAAAACCCGCTGTTTGGCGCCAAGCTTCTTGCGGATGTCTGAACTGTTACACTTTGTTGGTAGCAAATCTGCTCGCCATGCTATCAAGCTACTATCCCTTGAGACCTTCATTCCAGGTCTTGGTGCAAGCCTTAACTTCTACAAGCCCATTGCATCCCAGGACAGCTTCCTGGTTCTGCGCCGCCAATCAGAAGTTGCCACTCCCAATGGTCAGGCCCTAAATGATTTGTTATGTGTCTGCAATCCTCTCACTGGCGAAACCTTTGAGATTCCTAGCCACAGATATGTACCTCCTGACCATTATGCCTTGTTTGTCACCAATGATGTCGACATTTATGGACGCATGTCCCAGTCCTTCCAACTGACAGGCATTTGGATAAGAAAGGGAGATCGTTTCATCTGTGTGTGCTACAGCTCGAAGAGTGGAACATGGACGAGGTCTCAAGGAGTTCCTCAGCTAATGCATGACCTTTATTTGGTGTTATCCTCAGCCGCTGCTTCTGACGGTGTCATCCATTGGCTATGTGGTAGCTGGAAACAAATGTCGCTCATTCACGTTGCCACGCTGCACATTAGCAATATGAAACTGTCATACCTGGAGCTCCCACCCGAAGCAAAGCGCAACATGTTCCCATTGCTGGGGAATTCAGCAGACGGGGGGATTCTGTTGGTCATGGTGCAAGGGTTTCAGATGACACTTTGGAAACACAACAGTGCGCTTGGCACTGACTCCAGCAGCTGGGTGCTTTCTGAAAGGATTGACATGAGAAGTTCGTTGCCGCAGCGAGTGGCCACGTTGGAGATCTGGGCAGAGGTCAGGTTGGAGATGTTCCGAGGCAAAAGTGGTACGTTGGTGCTCTGGGTTGATGGGGAAGGCCTCTTTATGTTCAGCCTCAATGATAGGTCGATGAGGAGGATTGACAGTGCAAATGTGACCAAGAAGTACTTCCTCTGCCCATATGAGATAGATTGGCTGTCCTGCCTTGCAATCACGAACCTTGTCGTTGATGGCTCGCTGTCTCTGGACTTAGAAAGGGAGAAGGCCCAAGGCAGGTGGAGGACATTAATGGGGATGAATTTGGCGACAAATGGAGCATCTTAATTGCCAGGAACATCATCAACCTGGCAACCATTAATTCTAATATTGTCGAATGTCTTTCCTTTTGTATGAGCATCATAGTGATGACTATTAGTATTAGTTTGTTACTTCATTCTAATGACATTCACCGTGAAACCTTTTCGCTCTTGTGTCCTAATGAAATGCAAGACTTCCTAAGCTGTGTTTTTAGTTGAACTAAGATGTGTTTTTCTAATGAACTGAGCTCTGGTTAACCCATGTTCTGTCTTTGCATCTGAGTTGGTTGGCCATTCTGCTGAAGGGGTGTGCAAGTAACGCCATGGTAGCATGGTTGTCTAATTTTGCTGGTACCATGAATTACTGAAATTCAGAATCGCATCATGGTACCGTGACaagcttcttttttttcttttcttttttgcggggtGTGACAAGCTTCTTCAAACCGTTGTTTTTCGTTAAAAAAATCCAGTGATCTGCTGGGTTAGTCAAAGAAACATGTGCAATAGGCCAGCTTGTGTCAGGTAAACTGAATTTGCCCTTGTGTTTCTAATCTCTGGGCTGTCTTATCTAAATGCCTCTGGATTTTTTAAAGGACCAAGTTGGTTGTAGAGTTCAGGGGTAGTCCACTAATCACGCCCTGAGAACAACTTAAAGCTTGTTTCTTTTATTGCCCATCTGTTACCTACTTGTGTGCACTGAAAAATGTACTGAGTTTTGTGAAACGTTACACAGAAGTAATGAGATTTGAGTTGTGATCCTAGACAATCCTGGCAGTGGCAGAACTCTTCTTTGGTAAAATGTATCCTGCGGAATTGTATTTTTCTG
Above is a window of Triticum dicoccoides isolate Atlit2015 ecotype Zavitan chromosome 5B, WEW_v2.0, whole genome shotgun sequence DNA encoding:
- the LOC119312492 gene encoding uncharacterized protein LOC119312492, whose translation is MEDDYAAPHLPMDIMYKIPTHISDPASLARLASSSKFWRSLIKDPTFLDCLRRRHRDHGFTPSLLLGFFYQDKSPSDLWKYHIDKTRCLAPSFLRMSELLHFVGSKSARHAIKLLSLETFIPGLGASLNFYKPIASQDSFLVLRRQSEVATPNGQALNDLLCVCNPLTGETFEIPSHRYVPPDHYALFVTNDVDIYGRMSQSFQLTGIWIRKGDRFICVCYSSKSGTWTRSQGVPQLMHDLYLVLSSAAASDGVIHWLCGSWKQMSLIHVATLHISNMKLSYLELPPEAKRNMFPLLGNSADGGILLVMVQGFQMTLWKHNSALGTDSSSWVLSERIDMRSSLPQRVATLEIWAEVRLEMFRGKSGTLVLWVDGEGLFMFSLNDRSMRRIDSANVTKKYFLCPYEIDWLSCLAITNLVVDGSLSLDLEREKAQGRWRTLMGMNLATNGAS